A single region of the Thermoanaerobacterium aotearoense genome encodes:
- the priA gene encoding primosomal protein N', with translation MFADVVLSEHSRNIDKILTYIVPDGIDNIKIGAKVLVPVNRSTVEGYVINLSEKTGVPIDKIKPIIGVVDDIALFDDKLLDLAFWMKDYYKCNISESLQCIIPSGTKSGIKKVKTVRLNNDFVDDCKITQRQLEIINYLKINDSVILSDLVKNLNVSYSTVRSLIKRGILQLDFREINRFKATDYNRTKKHVPTEEQEQVINEIKKIIGKGIFEKYLLFGVTGSGKTEVYLQLIEKCIELGKEAIVLVPEISLTPQTIERFVSRFGNLVAVLHSGLSDGERFDEWRKIVNGDVKIVVGVRNAVFAPFSNLGLIIIDEEHENTYKQSDFKPKYNVKEVAEKRCEIEKAVLLLGSATPQVETYYKALNKEYKLLRLNNRIGISLPEVEIVNMSRELADGNNSIFSRKLYYEIKKNLIKGEQTILFLNRRGFSSFVVCRDCGYVPECPNCDISLTYHADDGNLRCHYCGYNISTVHVCPKCGSKRIRYLGIGTERVEREVKRLFPKSRVLRMDIDTTKTKGAHEKIFNEFRSGNADVLIGTQMISKGFDIPNVTLVGVILADITLNIPDFRSGERTFQLLTQVAGRAGRGEKPGRVIIQTYEDDNYSIVAAKNQDYEAFFNEEIHYRETYMYPPFTHLLNILISGPERNNVISGAALAHNLIIKTINKSEIKSYNKVLGPSSAPIERIKNNYRWQIIVKSVERSVLEDICDALNNHNFIKGVKLSYDLDPLNLI, from the coding sequence ATGTTTGCTGATGTTGTCTTAAGTGAGCATTCACGAAATATCGATAAGATTTTAACTTACATTGTGCCAGATGGCATTGACAATATAAAAATAGGTGCTAAAGTTTTAGTGCCTGTAAATAGAAGCACAGTAGAAGGCTACGTTATAAATTTATCAGAAAAAACAGGCGTACCAATAGACAAGATAAAGCCAATAATTGGTGTTGTTGATGATATTGCATTGTTTGATGATAAATTGTTAGATTTAGCTTTTTGGATGAAAGATTACTATAAATGCAACATTTCTGAAAGTTTGCAATGTATTATACCATCAGGGACAAAAAGTGGCATAAAAAAGGTAAAGACAGTTAGGCTTAATAATGATTTTGTTGATGATTGCAAAATTACTCAGAGGCAACTTGAAATTATAAATTATTTAAAGATAAACGATTCAGTCATATTATCAGATCTGGTAAAAAACCTAAATGTAAGTTATTCAACTGTAAGAAGTTTGATTAAAAGGGGAATTTTGCAGTTAGATTTTAGAGAGATAAATAGGTTTAAAGCGACAGACTATAATAGAACTAAAAAGCATGTTCCTACTGAGGAACAAGAGCAGGTCATAAACGAAATAAAAAAAATCATTGGGAAAGGTATCTTTGAGAAGTATCTTTTGTTTGGTGTCACTGGAAGTGGGAAAACAGAAGTTTATCTTCAGCTTATTGAGAAGTGCATCGAATTAGGTAAAGAAGCAATTGTTCTGGTGCCGGAGATATCTTTAACGCCTCAAACTATTGAAAGATTTGTTTCAAGATTTGGCAATTTGGTTGCTGTTTTGCATAGCGGATTATCCGATGGAGAAAGATTTGACGAATGGAGAAAAATTGTAAATGGGGATGTAAAAATTGTCGTTGGTGTTAGAAACGCTGTATTTGCACCATTTTCTAATTTAGGGTTGATAATAATAGATGAAGAGCATGAAAATACTTATAAACAATCTGATTTTAAGCCAAAGTACAATGTAAAAGAAGTTGCGGAAAAAAGATGCGAGATAGAGAAAGCTGTTTTGCTGCTGGGTTCGGCAACGCCTCAGGTTGAAACGTACTATAAAGCTCTCAATAAAGAGTATAAACTTTTAAGATTAAACAATAGAATAGGGATTAGTTTGCCTGAAGTTGAAATTGTCAATATGAGTCGTGAATTGGCAGATGGCAATAATTCGATATTTAGTAGAAAACTTTATTATGAAATTAAAAAAAATTTGATTAAAGGTGAACAGACTATTTTGTTTTTAAACAGAAGGGGATTTTCTTCATTTGTCGTATGCAGGGATTGCGGATATGTTCCTGAGTGCCCGAATTGTGATATATCACTTACATATCATGCCGATGATGGAAATTTAAGATGCCATTATTGTGGATATAATATTAGCACAGTTCATGTATGTCCTAAATGTGGAAGCAAGCGAATTAGATATTTAGGCATTGGAACAGAGCGTGTAGAAAGGGAAGTTAAGCGACTGTTTCCTAAAAGCCGAGTTTTGAGAATGGATATCGATACTACTAAAACAAAGGGAGCTCATGAAAAAATATTTAATGAATTTAGAAGCGGAAATGCAGACGTATTAATAGGTACGCAGATGATTTCAAAAGGTTTTGACATACCAAATGTGACGTTGGTAGGAGTTATTCTGGCGGATATAACGCTTAACATACCTGATTTTAGATCAGGCGAAAGAACTTTTCAGCTTTTAACACAGGTAGCTGGAAGGGCTGGCAGAGGAGAAAAGCCAGGAAGGGTAATAATTCAGACATATGAAGATGATAACTACAGCATAGTAGCTGCAAAGAATCAAGATTATGAGGCCTTTTTCAATGAAGAAATACATTATAGAGAAACATACATGTACCCTCCTTTTACGCATTTATTGAATATATTGATATCAGGGCCAGAGAGAAATAACGTAATATCTGGTGCAGCATTGGCACATAATTTGATTATTAAAACTATTAACAAAAGTGAAATAAAGAGTTATAATAAAGTATTAGGTCCGTCATCTGCCCCTATAGAAAGGATAAAAAACAATTATAGATGGCAGATTATTGTAAAATCAGTCGAAAGAAGTGTTTTGGAAGATATATGCGATGCTTTAAATAATCATAATTTTATAAAAGGCGTCAAACTATCGTATGATTTGGACCCACTTAATTTAATTTAA
- the def gene encoding peptide deformylase produces the protein MALRYIRKIGDPILYKKAKYVDKIDDHVIMILDDMAETMYNADGVGLAANQIGILRRLVVVDVGDGLIELINPEIILEEGEQIGKEGCLSVPNVTGEVKRPKKVRVRYQDRTGEYKEIEGEDFLARALSHEIDHLNGILFVNKAIRIINDEEENMEAE, from the coding sequence ATGGCATTAAGGTATATTAGAAAGATTGGAGATCCTATACTGTATAAAAAGGCAAAATATGTTGATAAAATAGATGATCATGTTATTATGATTTTGGATGACATGGCTGAAACTATGTATAATGCTGATGGCGTCGGACTTGCTGCAAATCAGATTGGCATTTTAAGAAGACTTGTGGTGGTGGACGTTGGAGATGGTTTGATAGAATTGATAAATCCAGAAATAATATTAGAAGAAGGCGAACAAATAGGAAAAGAGGGATGCTTAAGCGTTCCTAATGTGACAGGAGAAGTCAAACGGCCTAAAAAGGTGAGAGTAAGGTATCAAGACAGAACTGGAGAGTATAAAGAAATCGAAGGAGAAGATTTTTTAGCCAGAGCATTGTCACATGAAATTGATCATTTAAATGGGATATTGTTTGTAAATAAAGCTATAAGGATAATAAATGACGAGGAAGAGAATATGGAGGCGGAGTGA
- the coaBC gene encoding bifunctional phosphopantothenoylcysteine decarboxylase/phosphopantothenate--cysteine ligase CoaBC, with product MDYTKNVVIGVTGGIAAYKSADLVSRLVKKNINVDVIMTESATKFISPLTFESLSHNKVVVDMFDSPKFWEIEHIALAEKADVFAIVPATANIIGKIANGIADDMLTTTIMATDAKIVIAPAMNTNMYQNMLFQENLKKLKSIGYSIIEPEEGRLACGTFGKGKLAKIEDIEKKILELLGTEKNDYDGITVLVTAGPTVEPIDPVRYITNRSSGKMGFEIAKAAKSRGAKVILISGPTSIEDPVDVETIHVNTALEMYNVVMKFKGKVDVFIGAAAVADYRPAIYEVNKIKKSDDALVLKLVRNPDILYEFGKEKGNTFLVGFAAETENLIESAKAKIIRKNLDLIVANDVLKEGAGFSGDTNIVNIIDKNMNVKEYPLMSKTDVAHVILDEIKNLFIR from the coding sequence ATGGATTATACAAAAAATGTGGTCATTGGTGTTACTGGCGGTATTGCTGCATATAAGTCAGCAGATTTGGTTTCAAGACTTGTTAAAAAAAATATAAATGTCGATGTAATAATGACAGAGTCTGCTACAAAATTTATTTCTCCATTGACTTTTGAATCACTATCGCATAATAAAGTTGTAGTTGATATGTTTGATAGTCCTAAGTTTTGGGAGATAGAGCACATAGCGTTGGCAGAAAAGGCGGATGTGTTTGCTATCGTTCCTGCTACGGCAAATATAATAGGCAAAATAGCCAATGGTATAGCAGACGATATGCTTACAACTACTATAATGGCTACTGATGCAAAAATCGTTATTGCACCTGCGATGAATACAAACATGTATCAAAACATGCTATTTCAAGAAAATTTAAAGAAGCTTAAGTCTATTGGATATTCTATAATAGAACCTGAAGAGGGAAGATTAGCCTGCGGTACATTTGGCAAAGGTAAATTAGCAAAAATTGAGGATATAGAGAAAAAAATATTGGAATTATTAGGAACAGAAAAGAATGATTATGATGGTATTACTGTTTTGGTCACAGCAGGTCCTACAGTCGAACCAATTGATCCAGTAAGATATATTACAAATCGTTCTTCTGGAAAAATGGGTTTTGAAATTGCAAAGGCTGCAAAATCTCGAGGGGCTAAAGTTATTTTGATTTCAGGCCCTACAAGTATAGAAGATCCAGTCGATGTTGAGACTATACACGTAAATACCGCTCTTGAAATGTACAATGTGGTTATGAAATTTAAGGGCAAAGTCGATGTTTTTATTGGAGCTGCGGCTGTTGCTGATTATCGACCAGCGATATATGAGGTTAACAAAATAAAAAAAAGTGACGATGCACTTGTATTGAAGTTGGTTAGAAACCCAGATATTTTATATGAGTTTGGTAAAGAAAAAGGCAATACTTTTTTAGTCGGTTTTGCTGCAGAAACTGAAAATCTGATAGAGAGTGCTAAAGCCAAGATTATAAGAAAAAATTTGGATTTGATAGTTGCTAATGATGTTTTAAAAGAAGGTGCTGGATTTTCGGGTGATACAAATATAGTTAACATCATAGACAAGAATATGAACGTAAAAGAGTACCCTTTAATGAGCAAAACCGATGTAGCCCATGTAATACTTGATGAGATAAAAAATCTTTTTATTAGATAG
- the remA gene encoding extracellular matrix/biofilm regulator RemA: MAIKLINIGFGNIISANRLVAIVSPESAPIKRIIQEARDRGMLIDATYGRRTRAVIITDSDHIILSAVQPETVANRLNSKDIIDEEIVEEESED, translated from the coding sequence ATGGCCATCAAACTAATAAACATAGGGTTTGGCAATATTATTTCGGCAAATAGATTAGTAGCCATTGTTAGTCCTGAGTCTGCTCCTATAAAAAGAATTATTCAAGAGGCGCGGGACAGAGGTATGCTTATTGATGCTACATATGGTAGAAGGACTAGAGCTGTTATAATAACAGACAGCGACCACATAATATTATCGGCAGTTCAGCCTGAGACAGTTGCAAATAGATTGAATTCGAAAGACATAATTGATGAAGAAATTGTTGAAGAAGAATCTGAAGATTAA
- a CDS encoding Rqc2 family fibronectin-binding protein: protein MALDGITLYGIVNELKSTLLDGKIDKIYQPEKDEIIIFVRNNGNNYKLLLSSNANFPRVYLTDENKENPITPPMFCMLLRKYLQGGKIIDIYQRGFDRILFIDVLSRDELEKEIIKTLVIEIMGRYSNIILIDKESKIIVDSIKRVYKDMSKIREIVPDVKYEMPPLQDKFTIQNFTKEDLSRELKLKSGKKVDKALLELFEGFSPVLSREIAYRSSIYDKYVDELTQNDMEKLNLNLNILKNHIDNSTFKPCIAYIDGNPLEFSIIELTQYENLIFYKSINEAALNFYKEKANAENMRGRSHDLKKLIQNLLEKLYNKVEKQVEELKEAKNADIYRLYGELITNNLYRFKGKTDVLKTTNYYTGEEISIPLDIRYTPNENAQIYFKKYSKMKNAVEILSKQIEETKREIEYLEGQLLNVEQSTLPSEIEEIREELSDLGYIKKKKISKRQKTISKPLHFVSSNNFDIYVGKNNVQNDYLTTKFADSEDIWLHTKDIPGSHVIIKTQGKTVPDSTILEAAKLAATYSKAKNSSNVPVDYTLRKYVKKPAGAKPGFVIYTNQKTLYVTPDNK, encoded by the coding sequence ATGGCTTTGGATGGCATAACACTATATGGAATAGTCAATGAACTAAAAAGCACATTGTTAGATGGGAAAATAGATAAAATATATCAACCTGAAAAAGATGAAATCATAATTTTTGTCAGAAATAACGGCAACAATTATAAATTGCTTTTATCATCAAATGCAAATTTCCCAAGAGTATATTTAACAGATGAAAATAAAGAAAATCCCATTACTCCTCCTATGTTTTGCATGTTACTTCGGAAGTATCTACAAGGTGGGAAAATTATAGATATATACCAAAGAGGATTTGACAGAATTTTATTCATTGATGTTTTAAGTCGCGATGAATTAGAAAAAGAAATCATAAAAACATTAGTAATAGAAATAATGGGAAGATACAGCAATATCATATTAATAGACAAAGAAAGCAAAATAATTGTCGATAGCATTAAACGCGTGTACAAAGACATGAGCAAAATACGCGAAATAGTTCCTGATGTCAAATATGAGATGCCACCACTACAAGATAAATTTACAATTCAAAATTTTACAAAAGAAGATTTATCAAGAGAATTAAAATTAAAAAGCGGTAAAAAAGTTGATAAAGCTCTTTTGGAACTTTTTGAAGGATTTAGTCCTGTTCTATCAAGAGAAATTGCATATAGAAGCTCAATATACGACAAATACGTTGATGAATTAACTCAGAATGATATGGAAAAATTAAATTTAAATCTTAACATTTTAAAGAATCATATAGATAATTCAACCTTTAAACCATGTATTGCTTACATTGACGGAAATCCATTGGAATTCTCGATTATTGAGCTTACACAATATGAAAATTTAATATTTTACAAAAGCATAAATGAAGCAGCTTTAAATTTTTATAAAGAAAAGGCCAACGCAGAAAACATGCGAGGGCGATCTCATGATTTAAAAAAGCTAATTCAAAACCTCTTAGAAAAGCTATATAATAAAGTCGAGAAACAAGTAGAAGAATTAAAAGAAGCAAAAAATGCTGATATATATAGACTATACGGTGAACTCATAACAAATAATCTATATAGATTTAAAGGTAAAACAGACGTGTTAAAAACTACAAATTACTACACCGGAGAGGAAATTTCTATACCTCTTGATATACGTTATACTCCAAATGAAAATGCCCAAATATATTTTAAAAAATACAGCAAAATGAAAAATGCAGTTGAAATTCTCTCTAAGCAAATAGAAGAAACAAAACGAGAAATAGAGTATTTAGAAGGACAACTTTTAAACGTTGAACAATCAACGCTTCCTTCTGAAATAGAAGAAATAAGAGAAGAATTATCTGACTTAGGATATATAAAAAAGAAAAAAATAAGTAAACGTCAAAAGACAATATCAAAACCGCTGCATTTCGTTTCGTCGAATAATTTCGATATATATGTTGGGAAAAATAATGTTCAAAATGATTACCTGACGACTAAATTTGCAGATTCTGAAGATATTTGGCTACATACTAAAGACATACCAGGCTCACATGTCATAATTAAGACTCAAGGTAAAACTGTTCCTGACAGCACCATTTTAGAAGCTGCGAAATTAGCAGCAACGTATAGCAAAGCAAAAAACTCCTCAAATGTACCAGTTGATTACACGTTAAGAAAGTATGTTAAGAAACCAGCAGGAGCAAAACCAGGTTTCGTAATTTACACAAATCAAAAAACATTATATGTAACGCCTGATAATAAGTAG
- the dapF gene encoding diaminopimelate epimerase — MKFTKMTGLGNDFIVLENLENKELEYDVLARKLCDRHFGIGGDGLLIVEPSGIADIKMRIINSDGSEAEMCGNGARCFAKYVYENGIVSKGKMSVETLSGIVMPELIFEDDVVDKVRVHMGNPIFRPDLIPVKTDKNQFVEETIKIDGKTYIVTSLLVGVPHTVIFVNSIDENIIVNVGPLIEKLQIFPRGTNVDFVKVEDENNITVRTWERGAGLTLACGTGACASAVASALTNRTMRNVYVHFKKGDLYIEWTSDNNIYLTGKAEKVFTGDIDIV; from the coding sequence ATGAAATTTACAAAGATGACTGGATTAGGCAATGATTTTATAGTGTTAGAAAACTTAGAAAACAAAGAATTAGAGTATGACGTGTTAGCAAGAAAACTGTGTGATAGACATTTTGGCATAGGCGGAGATGGTCTTTTGATAGTGGAGCCATCTGGAATAGCAGATATTAAGATGAGAATAATCAATTCTGATGGAAGTGAAGCAGAAATGTGCGGAAATGGAGCACGCTGCTTCGCAAAGTACGTCTATGAAAATGGCATAGTTTCAAAAGGGAAAATGTCTGTAGAGACATTGTCTGGCATTGTAATGCCAGAATTGATATTTGAAGATGATGTGGTGGATAAAGTAAGAGTTCATATGGGAAATCCTATTTTTAGGCCTGATTTAATTCCTGTAAAAACAGATAAAAATCAGTTTGTGGAAGAAACGATAAAAATAGATGGTAAAACTTACATTGTAACTTCCCTATTAGTTGGAGTGCCGCATACTGTTATTTTTGTTAATTCTATTGACGAAAACATAATTGTGAATGTGGGCCCATTAATTGAAAAGTTACAGATATTTCCACGTGGAACAAATGTTGATTTTGTCAAAGTTGAAGATGAAAATAATATTACAGTTAGAACTTGGGAGAGAGGTGCAGGCTTGACTCTCGCGTGTGGAACAGGTGCTTGTGCTTCTGCAGTTGCTTCTGCATTGACAAATAGGACAATGAGAAATGTTTATGTTCATTTCAAAAAGGGTGATCTGTATATTGAATGGACATCTGATAACAATATTTATTTAACAGGTAAAGCCGAAAAAGTTTTTACTGGCGATATAGACATTGTTTAG
- a CDS encoding YicC/YloC family endoribonuclease, with protein MLIIILMGDMMIKSMTGFGRGEANENGFHVLVEIKTLNHRFLDLSLKLPKVLSGLEDRIRIKISDTIKRGRVEVNISFESPEKGLDILEINHDLLNQYINIIRSLKESVNLVGDIKATDILSMPGIIDVKSTDVNIDDVWTVLEKALDMSIKNVIDMRVLEGIKLKDDIINRLDMLSGIIEKIEERGPVVINEYKRKLEIRISELIGDEFDQSRFLTEVAIMADRTSISEEITRFKSHISQFRFSLESSMPVGKKLDFLTQEMNREANTIGSKSIDLDIINGVIELKDQIEKIREQVQNIE; from the coding sequence ATGTTGATTATAATATTGATGGGTGATATGATGATAAAAAGCATGACTGGCTTTGGCAGAGGGGAAGCGAATGAAAATGGCTTTCACGTCTTAGTTGAAATAAAAACTTTAAACCATAGGTTTCTGGATTTGTCGTTAAAGCTTCCTAAAGTTTTAAGTGGATTGGAAGATAGAATTAGGATTAAGATTAGTGATACCATTAAAAGGGGTAGAGTGGAAGTAAATATTTCTTTTGAATCGCCTGAAAAAGGCCTTGACATACTTGAGATAAATCATGATCTTTTAAATCAATACATAAATATAATCCGCAGCTTGAAAGAAAGTGTCAATCTTGTAGGTGATATAAAAGCAACCGACATTTTATCGATGCCTGGGATAATAGATGTAAAAAGCACAGATGTAAATATTGATGACGTATGGACTGTGCTGGAAAAAGCATTAGATATGAGCATAAAAAATGTGATTGACATGAGGGTTTTAGAAGGTATAAAATTAAAAGACGATATAATAAATAGATTGGACATGCTAAGTGGCATAATTGAAAAAATAGAGGAAAGAGGACCAGTTGTTATAAACGAGTATAAGAGGAAACTGGAGATTCGTATAAGCGAACTGATTGGAGATGAATTTGATCAAAGTAGGTTTTTAACTGAAGTAGCTATAATGGCTGATAGAACGAGCATTTCAGAAGAGATAACAAGGTTTAAAAGCCATATTAGTCAGTTTAGGTTTTCGTTGGAGAGTTCTATGCCTGTAGGCAAAAAGTTAGATTTCTTGACACAAGAGATGAACAGAGAGGCAAATACAATCGGATCTAAATCAATAGATCTTGACATAATAAACGGAGTTATAGAATTGAAAGATCAGATAGAAAAAATAAGGGAGCAAGTGCAAAATATAGAGTAG
- a CDS encoding DUF116 domain-containing protein, translating to MSFSAITIVLILTVFGFLYVIYRGKNNEMLNKTLLLMIDELYPFLEILSGIFGVEKERIQQSFTNINNFLVSSRKGKYLPEELLILTPHCIQFNECKFKVTNDIDNCRRCGKCQVSDLIKLKEKYGIKVAIATGGTLARKAVMDIKPKAIIAIACERDLTSGILDVKKVPVYGIINIRPYGPCFNTKVNLDEVEKAIINFTNGG from the coding sequence TTGTCTTTTTCTGCAATTACTATTGTCTTGATTCTTACAGTTTTTGGCTTTCTGTATGTGATTTATAGAGGGAAAAACAATGAGATGCTGAATAAAACATTATTATTGATGATAGATGAGTTATATCCATTTTTGGAGATATTGAGTGGTATATTTGGTGTAGAGAAGGAAAGGATTCAACAGTCATTTACAAATATAAATAACTTTTTAGTAAGTTCAAGAAAAGGCAAGTATTTACCTGAAGAGCTATTGATATTGACGCCGCATTGCATACAGTTTAATGAGTGTAAATTTAAAGTTACCAATGACATTGATAATTGTCGAAGATGTGGAAAATGTCAAGTCAGCGATTTAATAAAGCTAAAAGAGAAGTATGGTATTAAAGTCGCAATTGCAACTGGAGGCACTTTAGCGAGAAAAGCTGTCATGGACATTAAGCCAAAAGCCATCATTGCTATTGCATGCGAAAGAGATTTAACAAGTGGAATACTGGATGTGAAAAAAGTACCCGTTTATGGTATAATAAATATAAGACCTTATGGCCCTTGCTTCAACACAAAAGTGAATTTGGATGAAGTCGAAAAAGCGATAATCAATTTTACGAATGGAGGATAG
- the gmk gene encoding guanylate kinase, translated as MLLYNKGLLIVISGPSGAGKGTVCKALLKKDENLKLSISMTTRKPRNGEVDGENYFFTTVEKFKMLIENNMLLEWAKVYDNYYGTPKEFVQRNIDEGHDVILEIDIQGALKVKDKYPEGVFVFILPPSMEELKNRIKKRGTETEEEILKRFKSAYEEINFVSRYNYVVINDDVDLAVDKILAIIKAEKCRVDRNKGLYLEIKERC; from the coding sequence ATGTTATTGTACAATAAAGGTTTATTGATTGTAATATCTGGTCCATCTGGAGCTGGAAAAGGAACAGTTTGCAAAGCACTTTTAAAAAAAGATGAAAATCTTAAATTAAGTATATCAATGACTACTAGAAAACCTCGCAATGGCGAGGTTGATGGTGAGAACTATTTTTTCACCACTGTTGAAAAGTTTAAGATGCTTATTGAAAATAATATGCTTTTAGAGTGGGCGAAGGTGTACGATAATTATTATGGGACACCAAAAGAGTTTGTGCAAAGAAACATAGATGAAGGTCATGATGTAATTTTAGAGATAGACATTCAAGGCGCTTTAAAAGTTAAGGACAAATATCCGGAAGGTGTTTTTGTATTTATTTTGCCGCCGTCTATGGAGGAGCTTAAGAATAGAATCAAAAAGAGGGGGACAGAAACAGAAGAAGAGATTTTAAAAAGATTTAAAAGTGCTTACGAAGAAATAAATTTCGTCTCCAGATATAATTATGTTGTTATAAATGATGATGTTGATTTAGCTGTTGATAAAATCCTTGCCATTATAAAAGCTGAAAAATGTAGGGTTGATAGAAATAAAGGATTATATCTTGAAATAAAGGAGAGATGTTAA
- the fmt gene encoding methionyl-tRNA formyltransferase: MNIVFMGTPEFAVPSLKRLVESGHNVMLAITQPDKPKGRGKKMSFPPVKEFAIKYGIEVYQPFKLKNNEEAFEKIRGLNPELIVVAAYGKILPEEILKIPKFGCINVHASLLPKYRGAAPINWAVINGEKETGITIMYMEKGLDTGDILLQKSIPILEEDNAETVHDKLAVLGGDVLIDAISMMSNGTLMSVKQDDSKATYAPMLEKSMGLINWEKDAVEIRNLIRGLRPWPGAYTYYNGSMLKIWSADVYHYFGDEKPGTIIDSDDTLVIKCGKEALKVIEIQGEGTRRMNVEDYLRGHLIKKGERLEGITI; this comes from the coding sequence TTGAACATTGTGTTTATGGGTACGCCTGAATTTGCTGTACCTTCACTTAAAAGGTTGGTTGAATCTGGACATAATGTGATGTTGGCTATAACACAACCAGATAAGCCTAAAGGCAGAGGCAAAAAGATGTCTTTTCCACCTGTAAAAGAATTTGCCATAAAATATGGTATAGAAGTTTATCAACCATTTAAATTAAAAAATAATGAGGAAGCATTTGAAAAAATAAGGGGTTTGAATCCTGAATTAATAGTTGTAGCTGCATATGGCAAAATTCTTCCAGAAGAAATTTTAAAAATCCCGAAATTTGGGTGCATAAATGTTCATGCATCTTTGCTTCCAAAGTACAGAGGAGCTGCACCCATAAATTGGGCTGTGATAAACGGCGAAAAAGAGACAGGTATTACTATAATGTATATGGAAAAAGGATTGGACACTGGTGACATTTTATTGCAAAAGTCAATACCGATATTAGAAGAGGATAATGCTGAGACAGTACATGATAAACTGGCGGTATTAGGCGGAGATGTTTTAATAGACGCTATAAGCATGATGAGCAATGGTACTTTAATGAGTGTAAAACAGGATGATAGCAAAGCGACGTATGCTCCTATGCTGGAAAAATCGATGGGGCTTATAAATTGGGAAAAAGATGCCGTTGAAATAAGAAATCTCATTAGAGGATTAAGGCCATGGCCTGGTGCGTATACGTACTATAATGGCAGCATGTTAAAAATTTGGTCTGCCGATGTATATCATTATTTCGGTGATGAAAAACCCGGCACAATTATTGATTCAGATGATACTTTGGTAATAAAATGCGGTAAAGAAGCGTTGAAGGTAATAGAAATTCAAGGTGAAGGCACGAGAAGGATGAATGTTGAAGATTATTTAAGGGGACACTTAATAAAAAAGGGTGAGCGGTTAGAGGGGATAACAATTTGA
- the rpoZ gene encoding DNA-directed RNA polymerase subunit omega, whose product MILYPSIVDLMNKIDSKYTLCALVSKRARQLINGEPSLVETDSKKPVTIATEEINKGLITFERQKFGLK is encoded by the coding sequence ATGATTTTATATCCATCAATAGTAGATTTAATGAATAAAATTGACAGTAAATATACTTTGTGCGCTTTGGTTTCAAAACGTGCAAGACAATTAATAAATGGTGAACCAAGTCTTGTAGAGACAGATTCAAAAAAACCTGTGACAATTGCTACTGAGGAAATAAATAAAGGACTTATAACATTTGAAAGGCAAAAATTCGGTTTAAAATAG